Within Topomyia yanbarensis strain Yona2022 chromosome 2, ASM3024719v1, whole genome shotgun sequence, the genomic segment CTTCCAAGTGCTGCGATCTTGGAGCATCCACAACGGTCCATCAAACCAAACTCTCTGATACTGCAGCTGTGCCGGGGTCATTCCGCGCGAAATAATGTCGGCAGGGTTTTCAACTCCTGCCACATGATTCCATGAACTACCCTTAGTAAGGTGCTGGATCTCCGACACACGATTCGCCACAAACATCTGCCACCTGGATGGTAGTGACGCTAACCAGTACATCACAATCGTTGAATCGGTCCAGAAGTACGCAGTATGTTGAATTTTGATGCTGTCACAAACTTTATCATACAGATGACTAAGCAGCAGAGCGGAAGATAACTCGAGACGAGGAATAGTCTGTTTCTTCTTCTTTCGTTTCAAATCTTCTAGTGGTGCGACTCTGGACTTCGCTGCTAACAACCTAACCTCCACTTTGCCATCTTGAGCCGTACAGCGCACGTATAAACAGGCACCGTAGGCCTTCTCGGATGCGTCGCAGAAGCCATGTACCTCGACCGACAACAAATTTGCCCGAAACGCCACCCACCGAGGAACCGACAGCGATGACAAGGCAATGAGGTTCCTCCTATATTCCTGCCAGAAGGACTGCATTTCTTCCGGTAGTGAGTCATCCCAATCGCATTGATGTTTCCACAGTTCTTGGAGAAAGATTTTTGCTATGACAACCACTGGTCCAACCAAACCAAGTGGGTCAAACAAACGAGCTGCATCAGCAAGAACCGTTCGTTTAGTGATCACGGCGGCATTACTCCAAACTGGTGAATGGAAAAGGAATTTGTCGGAAGTAGGTTGCCATAATAAACCTAGCGTTTTAACTGGAGAACTCGACGAATTCAAGTCAAGAGTCGCACGATCATCCAATAAAGAGTGCGGTAAATCAGCCAAAACCGCAGGACAGTTGGAATTCCACTTCCTCAATGTGAAACCACCGGAATTCGTTAGCTCAATCATCTCCCTTGTCAATTCCTTGCCGTCTTCGATGTTGTCTGCTCCCGATAGCATATCGTCGATAtagaaatcttctttcagcgcACGAGCCGCACGTGGAAACGATTCCACTCCATCTTTAGCCAACCGCTGCAAGCACTTGGTGGCCAAATAAGGAGCGGATGCTGTACCATATGTGACGGTCGTCAACTGAAACATACGGACTGGTTCGCTAACTGAATCCCTCCATAGAATACGTTGAAGATGTTGATCAGCCGGTTGTACCATCACCATTCGGTACATTTTTTCGACATCGGCAACGACAGCGATTGGATGAAGCCGAAAGCGAATAATAATTGAAAGCAGATCTTCCTGAACTACAGGACCGACCATTAAAGCATCGTTTAACGAAACTCCAGATGAAGACTTGCAAGAGCCATCAAACACTACTCGGAGTTTAGTCGTTGTGCTGTCAGGCTTCAATACTGCATGATGGGGGAGATAGAACACGGGATATTTGTCGGTTTCGCTCGTAACCTCCTTCATGTGACCTAGTCGTTGATACTCGCGGATAAATTCAGCGTAACTTAACATCAAATCAGGATTCGACTGGAACCGCTTCTCTAATCCAGCGAATCGACGCATGGCAATCGTTTTCGAATCACCAATCTGCTGAACGATGAATTGTCGCTTCGGCAAGGACACGACGAATTTTCCGCTGTCGTCGCGAGCAGTAGTCTGATCGAACAGTCTCTCACACGCTGTCTCCTCAACTGACTGTGTGCTGTTTGTTCGACACGTCTCTAGTTCCCAGAATCTTGTCAGCAACTTATGAATATCAATCGTTGTACACGATAATGACACTACTGGTTGCAAATTTCTCGACTGATGTGAAACTCGTCCCGCAATAATCCAACCGAACACTGTATTTTGAAGTATGGGTCCATCGATTGAAATGTTCGACCGACCTTCCGAAAGCAACTCGAAGAAATGCTCGGCTCCGATGATCATGTCGATCTGTCCTGGTTCAAAAAACTGGGGGTCTGCAAGAATTAGATCCGCTGGGAGAGTCCACTGAGATACGTTGATTTTTTGAGTCGGCAGGGTTGTCGTAAGCTCCGAAAGAACGTAAAAGTTCATGGCTCCAATGAACGATGATATTTTCGATAATCGCGGATGGATGGTAGCGTGGACAAATTTCCGCGAAATGGCGGTGGCACCACCAATCCCTTGTACAGCAAGATTTTCTGAGGTGGAACGAAATTTCAATTTCTGACAGAAGTTCGATGTCATGAAACAGAATTGGGAACAAGAGTCTAGTAATACTCGAGCTAGTCGTGTACTGCCGAACTGATCTTGGACATGTACGACAGCAGTGGATAACAAAACCTCTTGTGTGTGTACGGGTGCTGGAAGGCAGGGCCACGGTGTTGTTTATTGTGCATGATTTACTTGTGGTGGGCAGTGGTTGAGTGTGCATGTTTTGCGATTGTGTAACAGGGAGAGAGTTTGTGGATGTTTGAGCTGTATTGCTGTGGGTTGGTTGGCTTTGGGTTGGAGGTTGTGTCTGTGGTTGCTGCTGATTGGCTACTACGTGTGTGTTCAGCGCTTGTGGAACGGAGGATTGTGATTGCAGGACAGACGACTGTAACGATTCCGGGTGCAGCAACGAATGATGTTTTCTTTGGCAATGGTGGCACGAACCTCTATTGCAGACACGAGCTTGATGTCCTAATGATAGACAGTTTAGGCACAGTTTTAATCTCCGAACTGCTTCGTTGCGCTCCGCGACTTCCATCCTTAAGAACTTGGTGCAGCGAAAGGCGGAATGGAAGGCTTCACCGCAGAATTGACACTTGCCATAGGATTGAACAACGGAATGACTAACGCCTATTCTTGTTCTCTCTTCTATAACCGAAGATGTTTGTACTGGAGTAATGGATTGAAGAACGGAACAGTGATTTCGCAGAAATTGTATCAATTTTTCATAACTGGGCACATCCTTGGAATTGTGATACGTTTCCCAGTGGCGTAGTGTAGAAGCATCTAGGCGTGAACAGATCATATGAACTAGAATGGTGCTCCAATTGCTTGTGTTTTCTCCCATCTTGTCCAACATTAAAAGATTCTTTTCAAAATCTCCGATGAGTTTGTTCAGCGTTTCGTAGTTTTCCCTTTTCATAGCCTCCACCGAAAACAAAGAGTCCAAATGCGCTTTGACGATAAGCTTCGTGTTTTCATACCGTTTTTCCAGCATACACCAGGCCACATCATAATTAACGGATGACATTTCCACCGCGCTTATCTCCTGCAGGGCTTCTCCAGCGAGTGACGACTTCAGATAAGTGAATCTATCCATGGTCGTTAGTTGATGATTTTCGTGAATCAGACTCCTGAACGTGTCGCGAAAAGTGACCCATTCTTTAATTTTGCCACTGAATGTAGGCAAACGAATATCTGGAAGCTTCACTCTGGAAAACCCAACAGCCGTATCTTGCGAGGTCGAACAGTGACCAGCTGTTGGACTACCGAACATATCCGCCTTCCAATGTACGAGTTCACTCTTCAAATGACAATACTGATCCTCAATATCCAACATTATACGCACATTCTCATCTTCTCTAGCTTCTGCCAACGTTTCTAGTCGCTCTGTACGCTCTTCATCCGACTCCTTCGTATCTGCTTCAGACAAGTATGAAACATTATCCGTTAGCAGCTCGATTTTCCTACGGACCACGTGGAACTCACTAAACGTCATATCTAGTCTCTGAAGACGAATATCAAGTTGACTGGCGTGTCTTTCTGCGTCGAAGGTATCCAGAAAGTGTTGAATAGCATCGAATGTCTTTCGAAGGTTCCGCTCCTGCTTCTTCAGATCTCGTAGTTCAGCCATTACAACTTAGAGTTTGGATGCACTGTAGCACAGACAAATTCTAAACAGACACTTTATTTGATTCTTAaatctgaataaaattgcaCTAGTTTTTTATACTGCAAAAAACTTTCACTCGACTCGACGTTCCGCACGCGACTTGACTGAGCAGACGACCGATTGTGACAGCAGCGAGAGGAGCCAACCAAGCAGACAACCATCAATGGaaattatccgaaatataaTAAACCTTCCAATATTGAAAGACACAGCGACTCAATATGATAAACCACAGTCCCCTGAAGGAAAAATCGCATGCAGAGAAAAACTCGAATTTCTATAATCCACTTTATTGCCACACCGAATACATTTGTGGTCTCATGCAACACCACCCCAAGCATGCAAAATACTTCTCTGCTGATGGCGGCTGGAGCCGCTTGAAAAGTTTATTCCAAACGCCAACTACTTCGTCCCGCTCAGCAAATGCCGCAGATTGAATCCTCTTAGCCGCACACGATTGTTGTCCGCACTGGTAAAGTCTATCCGACGGCGCGAGCTCCAGAGATAGCTTCAGCTGCAACCACACTGTTTGTGCGTCGGGGTCGATGTCCGATAGCCAGAGGTCAGAGAACCTTTCGCTTCTTTCTGCTAATCTGCTCACACAATTTTAGCGAACTTTGCGCACACTTTCACTGGTTCACTTTCTAAGTAAAAGTTCCTCGaaatccggttcgaaggaccaaaatGTTATACCGAATTTCGGACCACACACGACACTGCGCAAATTTTCACTACTAATTTATTTAATTGCTATTCACAGAAGGAAGGACGCACATTAACACTGATCACGTAGACTGCTTATTTATAACTGGTGCCGATGATAAAGTCGTTGATCATGCAGTGCGATGAGAGCGAGAACAAGTTGAGCGGCGGGTAAAAGGCTGTGCTCACTGTGATCGACGGGTGGGTGATCTCCACTGAGATAAGGGAGTAATTGTACTGTGGGATCGTGCTGTGGGGTAAACGTACCGGTTtccaacatatttatttatttatttatttacttatttatttatttatttatttatttatttatttatttatttatttatttatttatttattcattcattcatatatttatttgcttgtttatttattattcattttgttattatattgtttgttttttttattcatttcgtttatttgataggcacaaatgcattagcttggcggtgccaaattcttttgtttttacattttggatattttaaaactaggaggttacaatggtgaaatatttttttttttacattttggatattttaaaactaggaggttacaatggtgaaatatatttttttttttaaaagaaaaattttacagctatcttaagactagaaataagattctatatacaagagagggagcaaaagatttttttttatgaaaatttttaaaaggagTTCAACTATTactttttaggaaatatttacagttatcttaaaactaacaatatagtttggtacacaaaagggggaacaaatgtttatgagaaaattcaccggtgttttaaaactagggatacaattctatttacaagatgggggacaacagttttaacaaagaggtaaaattacaactatcttaaaactaggaatacagaatacaaatttgaacttttttagcggagacttatgcttggtcaagatattcagagggggctgtagaagcagttgtatcaaggacaggggagacaaagcgtagatggtgaccgggagagaagagcaaaacttgcaactttcgggcaaacgggagatcagcgagacaaattagcgcctcagtctagtaggtcggattggcggatggtattcttcggacccgcggggaatccttcaaaagtcatcggacctcgagtcgctctcgcttcagtttccgtagtggtaagtgcgacggcggttacatagttgcagtctggagctgatcggtcccaaaaggcaggagaaaacttctaaaacgagaaataaaaagagaggggctaaattgggatatttatagtttttatgaaagtataaataagggacatataggggaaatcacgatttgccagcatatctcggactgggacattgggtagtctacctcgggcccgaagggaatcctttaactgagacctggcgtccaaatacccggcgcatacccagacaacgtgctcgatgtcgtgatagccctcgtcacaagcgcacagactactctccgcaagcccaatacgccgcaaatgcgcatccaaggtgtagtggttggacataagtcgggacattacacgaataaaatcccgacccacatccatccccctgaaccaaggcttcgttgatacctttgggataatggaatgtagccatcgtccaagttcaccattgctccacgaggtttgccaactgctgagtgtcctctgacgacaaatactaaaaaattcgttgaagcagattggtctttcatatatgtcaccatttaatgcgcccacctttgctaatgagtcggccttttcattgcccggaatagagcaatgagaggggacccaaacaaaggtaatttgataagatttttcagataacgtacacaaggactcccgtatcttccccaggaaatatgggaattgctttttgggcttcatcgcacgaagagcctcgatggagctgaggctgtccgaaatgatgaagtagtgatctgtgggcagagtgtcgatgatcccaagggtgtactgaattgcagctaactctgcgacgtaaactgaagcgggatcattgagcttgaatgaagcggtgatagtattgttgaagataccgaagccagtggacccatcgagatttgatccgtcagtgtagaacattttgtcacagtcgacttctcggaatttattataaaatatattggggatcacttgcgggcgtatatggtccgggattccacgaatctcttccttcatggatgtgtcgaagaacacagtagaatcagaagtatctaggaaacgaacacggttgggagtatatgaagaagggttaatgctctgtgccatgtagtcgaagtacaaggccataaatcgggtttgagaattaagctcgacgagcctctcgaagttttcaatcaccaacgggttcagaatgtcgcatcggatgagcaatcgatatgagagttcccaaaatcgattttttagcggaagaacgcccgccagcacttcgagactcatcgtatgggtcgagtgcatgcaacccaaggcaatgcgcaagcaacgatactggattctctccagtttgatgaagtgtatgttcgcagcggagcggaaactgaaacacccgtactccatcaccgacaatatcgttgtttggtataacctgatcaggtctcctgggtgggcaccccaccatgttccagttattgttcggagaaaattgatcctttgttggcatttctgtttcagatacctaatgtgacatccccaggtacctttagagtcgaaccataccccgagatatttaaatgtgaaaacctgattgatcgttacacccattaatagaagctggagttgcgccggctcacgcttcctagaaaaaacaaccaactcagttttctccgtggagaactcaatacccagctgaagagcccaagcagacaaatggtccaaggtattttgtaatggtccttgcaagtcggcaactttgggccctgtgacagagaccacgccgtcgtctgcaaattgccttagcgtgcatgaattggcaagacaatcgtcaatgtcattcacgtagaaattgtagagcaggggacttagacatgagccctggggaagacccatgtagctaaatcgcaatgttgttaaatcgccatgcgaaaagtgcatgtgcttttcagacaacaggtttagcaaaaagttatttaaaattggcgaaagaccatgctggtgcagcttctctgacagaatgttgatagaaactgagtcaaaagcccccttaatatccaagaagactgatgccatctgctctttgttagcataggccatttggatttctgtagaaagcaacgcaaggcaatcgttcgtccctttgcctttgcggaagccaaattgtgtatctgacagtaagccatttgcttcaacccaattgtcgaggcgatacaagatcattttctcgaacaacttccgaatacaggacagcattgcaatcggccgatacgagttgtggtcggaggctggttttcctggtttttggatggcgatgaccttcacttgcctccagtcatgagggacaatgttaccctcaagaaacttgttaaataaattcaacaagcgtctttttgcagtgtcaggcagattcttcagcaagttgaatttgattctgtctaatgcgttattgttgcatgataagagagcaagtgagaactccaccatcgaaaacggtgtttcgttcgcggtatcgtgaggagacgcggcgcggcacgttttctgtaccgggacagagtccggacagatcttcttggcgaaagcgaatatccaacggtttgaatattccacattctcgttggtactattacggttacgcatacgtcgagccgtaccccaaagagtgctcatcgctgtttctctcgttaacccgtcgacgaaccggcgccaataactgcgttttttggctttcattagactcttcattcgcctttctaacgacgcgtactgtagatagctagcgggtaacccgtcttcccggaaggccttatatgcagtggacttttccgcgtacagctctgagcactctttatcccaccacagggtgggagaccgtccatgggtattcgcgctgagtactggtttagtctgagcttgattcgcactgtcgagaatcaagccagccaaaaacctgtactcttcctccggaggaagttcttgagtggattcgattttaacggatatcgcggtcgcgtaactcttccaatcaatgttccgtgtgaggtcatacgagacattgattgtctTCGATGGttttgaaccgttagcaattgaaatcacgataggcaaatgatcgctaccgtggggatcagggatcaccttccacctgcaatctaactgtagcgatgtcgagcatagcgataaatccaacgcgcttgcgcatgctggtggtgtaggaatccgcgtcatttctcccgtgtttaagatggtcatgttgaaattgtcgcaaagatcttggattaatgttgatctattatcatcatgaagacagccccataccgtaccgtgcgagttaaagtctcccagaactagccgcggtgccggtaaggattccgtgatattacaaagcgttcggtgccctaccgaggctctaggaggaatgtagatggaagcaatgcaaaggtctttacctttgattagaacttgacaagcgacaatttcaatgcctggtgtcgaagggaggttaattcggttgaaagaatagcactttttgatccccaaaagtactcctccataagggttttctcgatccagacggattatattaaagtcgtggaagttgagatttatatcggaagttaaccaagtttcacataatgcgaaaacatcacattttaaactgtttagtaagaatttgaaggaatcgattttcgggaggatacttctgcaattccactgtaggacagtgatcgaatcagtgacctcgtttgatgacttagccatcgaaggatacgatcgctgcaaggaggggccatttagcagtcaactgtttcaaaaatgtttgcgccatagggagaaaatgtatcagaatgcttttaagaggatcagtaacattgaaagctgtgaaaattaagtccactatgtcagaaaatttcattagtccgctactggactgagtatttgtttgaaaaaagggaacacttggggtttttggtgtccctggaagtggtggatactccttgttagaattaaaatttccaagtcctggagcaaattgcttcggctttagtgcatcacttccgttggatttattgattgtagttggcgcactctgagtggacgacaccttggcacccttacgaggcaatctaggggaagcttgatttttcctcttcctggactcccctgggttaaccaaagatgttccctcttgtgggtcgtcagattcttgctcaacgccagccaaaagagcaaaggaattttcggaagggacagatggcgaagcatttttaagaatttctg encodes:
- the LOC131680431 gene encoding uncharacterized protein LOC131680431; this translates as MAELRDLKKQERNLRKTFDAIQHFLDTFDAERHASQLDIRLQRLDMTFSEFHVVRRKIELLTDNVSYLSEADTKESDEERTERLETLAEAREDENVRIMLDIEDQYCHLKSELVHWKADMFGSPTAGHCSTSQDTAVGFSRVKLPDIRLPTFSGKIKEWVTFRDTFRSLIHENHQLTTMDRFTYLKSSLAGEALQEISAVEMSSVNYDVAWCMLEKRYENTKLIVKAHLDSLFSVEAMKRENYETLNKLIGDFEKNLLMLDKMGENTSNWSTILVHMICSRLDASTLRHWETYHNSKDVPSYEKLIQFLRNHCSVLQSITPVQTSSVIEERTRIGVSHSVVQSYGKCQFCGEAFHSAFRCTKFLRMEVAERNEAVRRLKLCLNCLSLGHQARVCNRGSCHHCQRKHHSLLHPESLQSSVLQSQSSVPQALNTHVVANQQQPQTQPPTQSQPTHSNTAQTSTNSLPVTQSQNMHTQPLPTTKNLAVQGIGGATAISRKFVHATIHPRLSKISSFIGAMNFYVLSELTTTLPTQKINVSQWTLPADLILADPQFFEPGQIDMIIGAEHFFELLSEGRSNISIDGPILQNTVFGWIIAGRVSHQSRNLQPVVSLSCTTIDIHKLLTRFWELETCRTNSTQSVEETACERLFDQTTARDDSGKFVVSLPKRQFIVQQIGDSKTIAMRRFAGLEKRFQSNPDLMLSYAEFIREYQRLGHMKEVTSETDKYPVFYLPHHAVLKPDSTTTKLRVVFDGSCKSSSGVSLNDALMVGPVVQEDLLSIIIRFRLHPIAVVADVEKMYRMVMVQPADQHLQRILWRDSVSEPVRMFQLTTVTYGTASAPYLATKCLQRLAKDGVESFPRAARALKEDFYIDDMLSGADNIEDGKELTREMIELTNSGGFTLRKWNSNCPAVLADLPHSLLDDRATLDLNSSSSPVKTLGLLWQPTSDKFLFHSPVWSNAAVITKRTVLADAARLFDPLGLVGPVVVIAKIFLQELWKHQCDWDDSLPEEMQSFWQEYRRNLIALSSLSVPRWVAFRANLLSVEVHGFCDASEKAYGACLYVRCTAQDGKVEVRLLAAKSRVAPLEDLKRKKKKQTIPRLELSSALLLSHLYDKVCDSIKIQHTAYFWTDSTIVMYWLASLPSRWQMFVANRVSEIQHLTKGSSWNHVAGVENPADIISRGMTPAQLQYQRVWFDGPLWMLQDRSTWKVETPNEEIDHSLLEEKSVALPATTNQPSDIFALRSSLSDLIRIVALIRRFIHNIQQQRANGSRKNGSLSHGEHEQSMLALVRLSQKESFSAEITALQKGKPVSSSSEIIQIHPTLVEGFLRVGGRLRHAPVSTSRKHPFILSHHHPLSKLILVHYHLKHFHAGSQLLIASVRERYWLTRIRRLTNTVIHECVSCFRSRPRVLDQLMADLPSERVTPAPPFLKVGVDYCGPFQVVYSIRRTAPRKYFVSIFVCLVTKAVHLELVGDLTSAAFLAAFKRFVARRGIPALVMCDNALNFVGAKRELDELSQLFNNEQFQQTITREAQHDGIEFRFIPPRSPNFGGLWEAAVKSFKGHFKRTIGNRILQHDEMQTVVAQIEAILNSRPLTPISNDTSDFEALTPGHFLIQRPLTAVPEPSLEDIPDNRLTI